Genomic window (Ruminococcus flavefaciens AE3010):
GCCGCTCTTTTATGTGAGGGACACGTTCTTCTCGAGGACGTCCCCGGTGTGGGAAAAACACAGCTCATAACAGCACTTTCACGTTCCATAGGCGGAAAATTCAACCGTATCCAGCTTACTCCCGACGTTATGCCGTCCGATATAGCGGGCTTTACTATGCTTGATTCCAATAAGGGCGAATTTGTATACCGCGACGGCGCGGTAATGTGCAATTTCCTCCTTGCGGACGAGATAAACCGTGCCTCGCCGAAGGTACAGTCGGCTCTCCTTGAAGCTATGGAGGAGCGCCAGATAAGCCTTGACGGCGTTACACACAAACTTCCCAAGCCCTTTCTCGTTATGGCAACTCAGAACCCTGTTGAAACATACGGTACCTTCCACCTTCCCGAGGCACAGATGGACCGATTCTTTATGAAGCTTTCCATGGGCTATCCCTCAATGGAGGAAGAGGTGCAGATCCTCGGCAGAACAGAACACAACAATCCTATTGTAAATATAAATGAGCCTGTAATGCATGTTGACGATATCATTGCAATGCAGGAAGAGGTAAAGAACGTCCGTGTCAGCGACGCTGTCAAGGAGTACATCGTTGATATCGTTGCGGCAACAAGAACGGACAGAAATACCGTCCTCGGCATAAGTCCCCGCGGAAGCATCGCGCTTTTCAAGGCTGCAAAGGCTTATGCGTACATCTATGAGAGAGAGTATGTTACTCCCGATGATGTAAAGAATACGGCTGTTTCAGTCCTTGCCCACAGAATAATCCTTTCCCCACAGGGCAAGACAGCCTTTGGCACAGGCGAGGCATACATTGAAAATGTCCTCAGAAACTGCGCTGTTCCTGCCATGAACTGAATATGAAGCATTTCAAGAGTATTATAAGCGTACTTGCAGTTGCTTTCCTTGTTTATATATTCACCTTTTATATCGACGGTGAAATGGGTATCATACTGCTTGCATTCGTGGCGTTTGCCCCTCTGGTGTCGCTTTTCATCACCCTTTATGCAAGAAACCGCTTAAAGGTAAGCTTTAGCTGTGATGCCTATGTTCCAAAGGGCAGCAAGCTCGTTGTGGATGTAAAGGTGGAGAAAACAGGAGCTTTTCCCGTTTCTGTCGTGGAGATATGCCCCTATGCTTCCGAGATATTCGCTCAGAACATAAAGAAGCGCAAGCTGTGTATGCTTAATGAGAACAAACGAACATTCAGGCTGGAGATCGACTCACTGGTAGGCGGTAACGGCGAGGTAGGCATATATGCAGTATATTCCTGCGGCTTCCTTGGATTTATGAAGTTCGCAGTCAAGACGCCTCTTCCGCAGCCTGTTTCCGTAGGCGTTATCCCTCAGATACCGGAGATAAAGTCCTCGTCCCAGCTCTTCCGCGCTATTGCGGACGTTGTGCTTACAAGCGACGATGATGAGGAAAACGATACAGCTATGCTGTTCTCGGCAAATACATCTCCGGGATATGAGCACCGTGAATATGAACACGGCGACCCCTTAAAGCGTATAAACTGGAAGCTCTCATCAAAAAAGCAGAAGCTCATGGTCCGTCTGGACGAGGCTGCGGCTTCGGTACAGCCTGTGCTTGTGCTTGACCTCTACCGCAACGGTGCGGTACCGCCCGTAAATGCCGTAAGAGGTGAGGAGCAGCTTATCCGTTCGGTGTTCGGATTGCTAGATCTTCTGGTAAAGCAGGGAATTGCCTGCAATTTCGTGTATCGTTCGGCTTCGGGAGAAACAGTCTGCGAAAGCGTCGATAATCCCGATTATCCAAATCAGCTTCTGCTGAAGGTACTGGCTATAAAGGTCGTTCACGATAAGAGGATCGATCTTTCCAATAACTCAGGCTCGTTCTGTGCCTGTGTAATAGCAACTACAGACGCAGGCCCCGGATTTGCAGAGGTCACTCACTATATCCAGGATCCCGAGAACACAAGTATAATCGGACTTTCCTTTGCGTCTGTAAATACCACGTCCTTGAAGATGTGGTATCTTGATGAGGATAATAACTTCAAAATGGTATAAATATGAAAGAAACCAATAAGACATATTTCAATCTGAAAAAGTTCCTGCTGAGGACCTTTACAGACCCCGTACTGTGGTATACGGTGCTGACCATGACTGCGCTCATGTACCACTACCGCGACCGCGACAAGACCGATACCCGAGGTTATTTCTTCGCTGTCGGCTGGGGAGTTTGTACTGTCCTTTTCGGCTGGATAATGTTCAGGATATTTGATTATATGAAGAAGCACAACTTCATCGGCTTCTTCATGTATACAGCTCTTGTTGTCGTGTTCGGCGCGGGAGTGCGGCTCGCCCTCAATATAGGACGGGAGGATTACCCGATCTTATGGGGACTCTGGTTCCTTACACCGCAGGATTCACTGCAGTTCAATTTCTGGTATACAGTCGGATTCTATCTGCTCTTCATGCTGTTCATGGGATCGGTAATATACTATTTCACGCGTATTAGATACAGGATATTCATGAATTTCCTTATTTTCATAATTCCATTTTCCATATACGGTAAGGAATATGAAAAAATGCCGACTCTCTTCATTATTCTTATGGCTGTTGGGTATGTACTTCTCATGGTATACTACAGACAGCTTACGGATACCGAGACTACGGTATTCGTTGAGAGAAGAAAGTCATGGAAGCCTATTGCTGTATATGCTGTTATCTTTGCAGCAGCTGCTGCTATATTCCCCAAGCCAACTGTTGAAGCAGACAGATCTGTACTTGAAACGCTTATCGACGCCGATCAGTTCACTGATAAGCTGAATGCTATGCTGGATGTTTTCCGTGATACCTCTACGGGAGACCAGTTTCGCTCCAATGAGGATCAGACCTTAGTCTATGAAGTCAGGGCTGATGAGCCGCTGCGTATAAAGACTGCCACACGCTCTACCTATGATTTTGAGAACGATCAGTGGAGCATTGAGGATATGGACAGCAGATTCAGCTCAAAGGCAGGCAAGCCGCCTGTGAATATAGGCGCCCATATGGGCATAGCAGGCGCTGTTCTTGAGGCAGCTTCTCTTGACAGCGAATTTTCTGAGAAGTACGGACTTGCCGAGTTTGTGAAAAGCGGTCTTGACGAGCCTGAGCTCAGGGAGGCTGCGTTCTACAGCTTATCGGCTATTGTCGGCATGTCTCAGGGTACTGATATGGCTCCTGTGCCACAGTTTGCCGTTGAAATGACAAACTGCTCCAGAAGAGGCGACGTGGTCGCTCTCCGCGGCGGTACTGTCTATGCCGTTGACAGCAGATTTGCCACTGACGAGAAGTACACCTTCAGCTACGATGAGGATACTTTCTTTATGAGCTCACGAAACAATGAGTTCATAGATCAGCTGGCGCAGTTCGACTATGAGGAGCTTCTCGAAGACACAAGCAATGTCCTCTACATGAATCTTGACGATTCAAGCTCCGAGGATTACAGGCAGAAATGCAGATATGCAGATCTTGACTGCGCTCTCTATGAAGATTATTTGGAATATCTTCTTGATTACGGCGGAAAGACCGATATAAAGGCTCTTGCCGATGAGATAACCCAGGACTGTAAAACAGAATACGAAAAGGCATTAGCCATTGAGGCTTACTTTTACAATAACAATTACGTCTATGACCTGAAATACAGAAAAGGAAAGGGCGAAAACGCCGAGGACTTCCTTTTCAGGACAAAAACAGGAGTTTGTTACGAATACGCAACTTCCATGGTGCTCCTTGCCCGTGCCGCAGGTATTCCCGCAAGATACTGCGAGGGATACAATATGACAGAGCATATAGGCGGCAAATATGCCAAGGACACCAATTATACCATTCGCGCAAAGGATCTGCACGGCTTCCCCGAGCTCTATATCAGGGGATATGGCTGGGCAAGCTTTGAGCCTACGGTCGCTGATGCGGGAGAAGCGGTAACGAAAAAAGACTCGACTGCTACGGATATGCTTTCAAGAGCAGGTCTGTTTATACTGGCAGGCGCATTGCTGGTATTGCTGTTTGCTTTTGCTTATCCGAGATTGTCACACAGATGGTTTATTATCAGCAGCAAAAAGCGTATGCCAAAGGACACTGTAATAGCTGTAATGCACAGGCTTTGCAGGCTCTACGGCATCGAAAACGTCAATACCTCAAAAGAGGCGGCGGCTCTCGTACATGAGATGTCCGGCGCGGATATCGGGGAGACTGCTGAGCTGTTTGACAGGACTGTCTACGGCGAGGCTGCTCTGAATGAGCAAGAAAAAGAAAAGGCTATGAACGAATATATCAGGGCATATGATATGTTCAGAGAGTCTAAAAAAAGGAGACGCATAACAAGCCGATAACGTTTATACGGAGGTTGGATTATGCGAACTGTAAAAGAAAAAAGCATATTTTCTGTCCTGCTTGCATTATTTATCCTTATCGGAATGCTGGCAGGAGTATGTCAGACGAATATCAAGGCTCACGGAGCCGAAGACTTCAGACTCTGGAGACAGAATGACGAAAGCTGGGGCAGCTATGCCATCGGCGGTTCTACAGTGCGCAGCTCAGGCTGCTATATAACCTCTATCGCAATGGCTGCGGTGGCTTCGGGAGCGAAGGATACCGAAAGCTTTGACCCCGGTGTGTTTGCAAAGACTCTCGATGATATGGGAGCCTTCAACCAGTGGGGCGGACTCAGTTCATGGTCGTCCGTCAACAAGGCTATCCCCGAGGTCAG
Coding sequences:
- a CDS encoding AAA family ATPase, which gives rise to MNANISKLAGSVGRVIVGKKDTVIKLIAALLCEGHVLLEDVPGVGKTQLITALSRSIGGKFNRIQLTPDVMPSDIAGFTMLDSNKGEFVYRDGAVMCNFLLADEINRASPKVQSALLEAMEERQISLDGVTHKLPKPFLVMATQNPVETYGTFHLPEAQMDRFFMKLSMGYPSMEEEVQILGRTEHNNPIVNINEPVMHVDDIIAMQEEVKNVRVSDAVKEYIVDIVAATRTDRNTVLGISPRGSIALFKAAKAYAYIYEREYVTPDDVKNTAVSVLAHRIILSPQGKTAFGTGEAYIENVLRNCAVPAMN
- a CDS encoding transglutaminase-like domain-containing protein, encoding MKETNKTYFNLKKFLLRTFTDPVLWYTVLTMTALMYHYRDRDKTDTRGYFFAVGWGVCTVLFGWIMFRIFDYMKKHNFIGFFMYTALVVVFGAGVRLALNIGREDYPILWGLWFLTPQDSLQFNFWYTVGFYLLFMLFMGSVIYYFTRIRYRIFMNFLIFIIPFSIYGKEYEKMPTLFIILMAVGYVLLMVYYRQLTDTETTVFVERRKSWKPIAVYAVIFAAAAAIFPKPTVEADRSVLETLIDADQFTDKLNAMLDVFRDTSTGDQFRSNEDQTLVYEVRADEPLRIKTATRSTYDFENDQWSIEDMDSRFSSKAGKPPVNIGAHMGIAGAVLEAASLDSEFSEKYGLAEFVKSGLDEPELREAAFYSLSAIVGMSQGTDMAPVPQFAVEMTNCSRRGDVVALRGGTVYAVDSRFATDEKYTFSYDEDTFFMSSRNNEFIDQLAQFDYEELLEDTSNVLYMNLDDSSSEDYRQKCRYADLDCALYEDYLEYLLDYGGKTDIKALADEITQDCKTEYEKALAIEAYFYNNNYVYDLKYRKGKGENAEDFLFRTKTGVCYEYATSMVLLARAAGIPARYCEGYNMTEHIGGKYAKDTNYTIRAKDLHGFPELYIRGYGWASFEPTVADAGEAVTKKDSTATDMLSRAGLFILAGALLVLLFAFAYPRLSHRWFIISSKKRMPKDTVIAVMHRLCRLYGIENVNTSKEAAALVHEMSGADIGETAELFDRTVYGEAALNEQEKEKAMNEYIRAYDMFRESKKRRRITSR
- a CDS encoding DUF58 domain-containing protein, whose protein sequence is MKHFKSIISVLAVAFLVYIFTFYIDGEMGIILLAFVAFAPLVSLFITLYARNRLKVSFSCDAYVPKGSKLVVDVKVEKTGAFPVSVVEICPYASEIFAQNIKKRKLCMLNENKRTFRLEIDSLVGGNGEVGIYAVYSCGFLGFMKFAVKTPLPQPVSVGVIPQIPEIKSSSQLFRAIADVVLTSDDDEENDTAMLFSANTSPGYEHREYEHGDPLKRINWKLSSKKQKLMVRLDEAAASVQPVLVLDLYRNGAVPPVNAVRGEEQLIRSVFGLLDLLVKQGIACNFVYRSASGETVCESVDNPDYPNQLLLKVLAIKVVHDKRIDLSNNSGSFCACVIATTDAGPGFAEVTHYIQDPENTSIIGLSFASVNTTSLKMWYLDEDNNFKMV